AATTGTACGCGCTTCCCTTCATACAAAGATTTAAAACCATCACCAGTAATTTTTACGATTGTTAAATGTAAATAAAATAAAAAATGGTTTCCTTGTCTGGGAACCATTTTTTAGTTGACCATATGGTGTTACCAATTCGTTTTTTCTCTTTTACGTAAAGAAGATAAACAATTACTATTCACTGTCTCAGTATATGAAAAAAAATCTTAAAGATAAAGGTGAGATGTTTTTTTACTGTTACTTTTAGAAATAATGACTTAAGTAATATAGTTTGTACCTAAAACAATGAAAGCCCTACCTCTCTTTCATCCTTACGGATCCTTGTCCGTGCCAGTGTGAATCAGGATTGCAAAAATCAAGTAACTATTCTATCGGCGTTCGTAAAAGAAGTTTATAATAATAAAAATGGATTAGAAATAACAAAAGAGGATAATGCTCTGAAGGTGAGTTGAAGAAGTAGAATGTCTTTGAAAAGATTTACTTTTAATAATAAACACATTCCCAAAAAATCAGGATTTTCGGGAGATGTAATACATTATCTTAATTAACCTTAATAGAAACTTTTTATTTGACTCTCAGTAATCCCTTTAATTAATCCCAGTTCACTAATCAAAAATTCATGTGCGTTATCTAACATTTTTTTTTCGCTTGTATTAAGTGCTTTTTCTTTCTTCATACGCATTAAATCACGTACAACTTCAGCACAATCTTGTAATTTACCCGTTTTTATTTTGTCCGTGTTCACCTTATACCTTTGTTTCCACGGCAGTAATCTATCTGATTCTCCATGCTGAAAAATGTGTATGATCTGTTTTAATGCAATTATGTCAGTAACAGGGCGTATATATGAACTCAATATTTTACCGATAGGAATCATGACTTCCATATTACCTATTAACATTTTTATGACATAATACTGTTGT
The Bacillus mesophilus genome window above contains:
- a CDS encoding CarD family transcriptional regulator — its product is MFQIGDNIVYSMHGAGTIKSIEEKEISGDKQQYYVIKMLIGNMEVMIPIGKILSSYIRPVTDIIALKQIIHIFQHGESDRLLPWKQRYKVNTDKIKTGKLQDCAEVVRDLMRMKKEKALNTSEKKMLDNAHEFLISELGLIKGITESQIKSFY